The genomic region CGAGATAGAGGGTGCGGCGGCGTTCGCGTTGGCGGCGGTGCTCGGCGGCGCCCAGGACGTAGGGGCGTACGAGACGGGATGCGTTGCCGTCGAGGATCTCGGTGAAGCGGGGCGGTGGGACCGGGGTGAACCGGAGGGGCGGGATCACTCCGAGGCGGTGGCGGCCTCGGGGGCGCGGGGTGCAGATGCTCAGCATCCAGGCGAGGCAGCGGACGGTAAGGTCCAGCATGTTGGCGCTCCTGTTTGAGTGTTTAGCGTCGGCCATGCCCCGGGACGGTTGCCTCCGTTGCCGGGGTCTTTTGACGTACAAGGCACGTTACAGGGTGCACATGGGAGGTGTATAGCGGTTTGCTGTGCTCCAAGGAGCCGTGGAGTTCCCTGCTGTCGTACGTTGTTCGATATGACACCAGAGTCAGGGCAGTCGCCGATCGACCCGACGAAGATTGCCTACGTCTATATGCAGATGGCGGACCACATCGCGGCCCGCATCGCTTCCGGGGAGCTCCGGCCCGGCGCCCGGCTACCGGGGGAGCGTGACCTGGCCGAGGAGTACGGGGTCGCGCACCTGACCGCTCGCCGCGCCACCCGCGAACTCCGCGAACGCGGACTCGTCGTCACGCTCCCCGCGAAGGGCACCTTCGTCGCGTACCCCGAGGCCGATGAGCCCGACGAGCCCTCGGGCGCCGACCAGGACGCGTAGCCCCTCCCTGACGACTTGGTTCGCCGTGTGTGGTGTCACACCGGCTGGACGTGGACATCGATCGGGTTGAGCACGGCCAGGACGATTGGCAGGTTTGGGACGGCGGAGCCCCGGATTGTCCCCCGGCCCGTGGCCCAAACTCTCCAAACGTCTCGTCATGGCCGCCGCCGATCGCGGTTGCGTCGGACGACTAGGGTGTGCGTTCGGGAATTCGCCGGGGAGTGCAGTGCAGAGGAGCACGGCGGTAAGTCGGCGCATCGGGCATGGGGGAGCAGACCAACGTGGGGACGTACGAGGTTCCGTCGGCCGGGCAGGCGGAGGGGGAGGGCGAGCGCCCGGTCAACGGCGCGGCACCCACCTCGCGACGCACGCTCAACAGCCTGAAGTGGGCCCTGGCGATTCCGGTGCTGGGCGTTGTCGCCGGGTTCCTCGGCCAGTACCCCTACGGCATGTGGGTCGGGGTCATCATCACGCTGGGTGTGGCCGCCGCCGCTGCCATC from Streptomyces sp. NBC_00878 harbors:
- a CDS encoding winged helix-turn-helix domain-containing protein; translated protein: MTPESGQSPIDPTKIAYVYMQMADHIAARIASGELRPGARLPGERDLAEEYGVAHLTARRATRELRERGLVVTLPAKGTFVAYPEADEPDEPSGADQDA